A window from Citrus sinensis cultivar Valencia sweet orange chromosome 3, DVS_A1.0, whole genome shotgun sequence encodes these proteins:
- the LOC102608819 gene encoding transcription repressor OFP16-like: protein MPSTLGKNLHMCFTKAVCDSSSSPAAPLNNPDHAAHHSRPFIPSSPSSSIFIRNFNSLYDYDSTSNSKLPSARTHSSSTLSSEPDSESEPDFATVVASQRFFFTSPGRSNSIVESTPSVATTTESSDTVSPMNNHQSGSSTSCVRDSVAVPTDSPDPYVDFRRSMQEMVEARDLFDVKANWDCLHELLLCYLALNPKTTHKFIISAFADLLVSLMSPPDADMARRR from the coding sequence atgccaAGCACACTGGGAAAAAACCTTCATATGTGCTTCACAAAGGCCGTATGtgattcatcatcatctccagCTGCCCCACTAAATAAcccagatcatgctgctcatCACAGCCGTCCGTTTATTCCTTCATCGCCGTCGTCGTCAATTTTCATCAGGAACTTCAACTCTCTTTATGATTACGACTCCACTTCCAACTCCAAATTACCCTCAGCCCGCACTCACTCCTCCTCCACTCTATCATCCGAACCCGACTCCGAATCCGAACCCGACTTCGCCACGGTTGTTGCTTCACAACGCTTCTTCTTCACCTCCCCGGGTCGCTCCAACTCCATCGTCGAATCCACGCCGTCCGTTGCAACCACCACAGAATCTTCTGATACTGTCAGCCCaatgaataatcatcaatcagGTTCAAGTACAAGCTGTGTCAGAGATAGTGTAGCGGTCCCCACAGACTCGCCGGACCCGTACGTGGACTTTAGGCGATCCATGCAAGAGATGGTGGAGGCACGTGACTTGTTTGACGTCAAAGCCAACTGGGATTGCTTGCATGAGCTTCTCTTGTGCTACCTCGCCTTAAATCCCAAGACCACACACAAGTTCATCATCAGCGCTTTTGCTGATCTTCTAGTCAGTCTCATGTCGCCTCCGGATGCGGATATGGCCCGACGCCGGTAA
- the LOC102609112 gene encoding uncharacterized protein LOC102609112: protein MREGLRSGDISVKAEVKLMSERENEVNDEKKNLFDLNDETTEKEDSGSTSPKETMEIKEIDEKASDECGETGLGENDRNSSRVDCVVKEDSKVKNAGTVFWSGLGIKSGNDKESNKIEIEEKDRNTGCDGSENERGFDVHVEGLRSGSISVKPEDKFILGPESEVIDKKRILFDLNDEIIPFMDFGPDSVKENIKTKENDAPINDECGEIGLDGNKRKRSRVYGEELGEDVVVKKRLKEDITAKNVGRVLRSRLGIKRGSEKESNQAEIEERGSNRVFDGSENERDVDMQMEVSNETNGAKGRKKVKRKRGRPPKMLENDESEGEQTKISKVKPGRPPKLNKIDESCEQRRKKVKDKRGRPRHKTHESGESDGEQRKRLKNKLGRPRKDGSDDRGSKRLKKKRGRPPKLQGINEVLKGKVGKGKKVNGIRKSQRHTLAVGLKRDVPTYGLIPEKRHGGTEFNAQRFAPDKKNSCAETGEAISRQTMKTVNQREKKCLETHQEETLSKHGAKQLLRDRIVELLLAAGWKIEYRPRNGREYCDAVYVNPEGKTHWSITLAYSVLKNHYEQEGGSSDTSKTGFTFTPIPEDELSILKKVINKSRSDRNKKKKGKNLGTDGEIVTKKKKKKGKTNSAASPHGKSQKRGIKGKPSVSEGGTSHNGMSIPARRHKLQETQQRKRCALLVRNSVEGEESNGDGFVAYDGKWTLLAWMIDTGTVPLNEKVQYWNQRKTRVMLQGRIARDGIRCDCCSEIFTISKFDTHSKSKLCHPFQNLYFESGSSLLQCILDSWNKQDESKRKGFHFVNFDGEDPNDDTCGICGDGGDLICCDGCPSTFHQNCLDIKKFPSGKWHCVYCSCQFCGRINESTCHVNDQDDSALSTLQICSLCEEKYHQSCSQTDGAVQYEPSSLSFCGKKCQEIFERLEKLLGVKHDLEGGYTWSLVHRFDVSTDLSLSDVCQKVECNARLAVALSVMDECFLPLPDHRSGINLIHNILYNFGSNFKRLNYKGFFTAILERDDEIISAASIRIHGKELAEMPFIGTRHMYRRQGMCRRLLTGIESALCSLNVEKLIIPAISELRETWTSVFGFQPLEVSSKQKMRNMSLLVFPGVDMLQKPMMKNQFPRENMISAKGLRSSELENPRTADEVGKNSDEKYSAGFDLNACINAAAPHVCKIHDKSAPGESTLQFPNGSTHDASGLTSETVNFPESTTDTNCIDQLGVTSNDLQANDKIAVNTLGSPSDADEQTEDTDDPNASSLAVKSIASEVQIEYGSAKQSLNSCDEASAQQSAEIIKHQSLGFLSELNVSSENVVAHDSVSIDCRPLDANVIIDQDHQQLPVVGCISVSGERKLETDKVKSDSVFSQISSVVAGDMKQALTESIKANHILRETIITSSCNADQASPSAPQRAQNDDCINSSRQANGLDDHDIVLSPINTDCHSPCVPFSDAPNKPDFPPCMSNGLCLSEDEMMSCKACVDDGPNLKDKPVSVGGSQICDAGFQVRIESSEQPESDSQVHLAGVTNTNCNCEPLCNLSPGSGVALHCASGGGNSHGTPEVMVLSNKAS, encoded by the exons ATGAGAGAGGGATTGAGATCTGGAGACATCTCAGTGAAAGCCGAGGTCAAGCTTATGTCAGAGCGAGAAAATGAAGTAAACGATGagaagaaaaatctttttgatTTGAACGATGAGACAACAGAAAAAGAGGATTCTGGGTCCACTTCTCCGAAAGAAACAATGGAGATTAAAGAGATAGATGAGAAAGCAAGTGATGAATGTGGAGAGACTGGATTGGGTGAGAACGACAGAAACAGTAGCAGAGTTGATTGTGTTGTGAAGGAGGATAGCAAAGTAAAAAATGCGGGCACTGTTTTCTGGTCAGGATTGGGGATTAAGAGTGGGAATGATAAAGAAAGTAATAAGATTGAGATCgaagaaaaagatagaaatACGGGCTGTGATGGGTCTGAGAATGAAAGGGGTTTTGATGTGCATGTTGAGGGATTGAGATCTGGAAGCATCTCAGTGAAACCCGAGGACAAGTTTATCCTGGGACCTGAAAGTGAAGTAATTGATAAGAAgagaattttgtttgatttaaatgATGAGATAATCCCATTTATGGATTTTGGCCCTGATTCTGTGAAAGAAAACATCAAAACTAAAGAGAATGATGCGCCAATAAACGATGAATGTGGAGAGATTGGATTGGATGGGAACAAGAGGAAAAGGAGTAGAGTATATGGTGAAGAGCTTGGAGAAGATGTTGTTGTGAAGAAGAGACTGAAGGAGGATATTACAGCAAAAAATGTGGGCAGGGTTTTGCGGTCAAGATTGGGTATTAAGAGGGGGAGTGAGAAGGAAAGTAATCAGgcagaaattgaagaaagaggTAGTAATAGGGTGTTTGATGGGTCTGAGAATGAAAGGGATGTTGATATGCAAATGGAAGTGAGTAATGAAACTAATGGTGCTAAGGGGAGAAAGAAGGTTAAAAGAAAGCGAGGGAGACCCCCTAAAATGCTGGAGAATGATGAATCTGAGGGTGAGCAAACAAAGATATCAAAAGTTAAGCCTGGGAGACCGCCTAAGTTGAATAAGATTGATGAATCCTGTGAGCAGAGGAGGAAAAAGGTGAAAGATAAGCGTGGTAGACCTCGGCACAAGACACATGAAAGCGGTGAATCTGATGGTGAGCAAAGAAAGAGgttgaaaaataaacttggGAGACCTCGGAAGGATGGGTCTGATGACAGGGGAAGTAAGAGGCTGAAAAAGAAGCGTGGGAGACCCCCAAAATTGCAGGGGATTAATGAGGTATTGAAGGGAAAGGTTGGCAAGGGAAAAAAGGTAAATGGAATTAGAAAAAGCCAAAGGCATACTTTGGCAGTTGGTTTGAAGCGGGACGTGCCAACTTATGGTTTGATTCCAGAAAAGAGACATGGCGGGACAGAATTTAATGCCCAGAGGTTTGCACCAGATAAGAAGAATAGTTGTGCTGAAACTGGGGAGGCTATATCCAGGCAGACAATGAAGACTGTAAAtcagagagagaagaaatgtCTTGAAACTCATCAGGAGGAAACTTTGAGTAAGCATGGGGCAAAACAACTGCTGAGAGATCGAATAGTAGAACTTCTTTTGGCTGCAGGTTGGAAGATTGAATATCGACCTCGGAATGGTAGAGAATACTGTGATGCAGTGTACGTTAATCCTGAAGGAAAAACCCACTGGTCAATCACCCTAGCTTACAGTGTGCTTAAAAACCATTATGAACAAGAAGGTGGTAGTTCTGATACCAGTAAGACTGGATTCACATTTACTCCAATACCAGAGGATGAACTGAGTATACTCAAGAAAGTAATAAACAAGAGCAGATCAGATAggaataagaagaaaaaggggAAGAACTTGGGTACAGATGGTGAAATAgttaccaaaaagaaaaagaagaaaggaaaaacaaattcTGCAGCAAGCCCGCATGGCAAATCACAGAAAAGGGGAATCAAAGGGAAACCTTCTGTTAGTGAAGGGGGTACATCACACAATGGAATGTCAATACCAGCCAGGAGACATAAGCTGCAAGAAACACAACAAAGGAAGCGGTGTGCTTTGCTGGTCCGCAACTCTGTGGAGGGTGAAGAGTCTAATGGTGATGGCTTTGTAGCATATGATGGTAAGTGGACCTTACTCGCTTGGATGATTGATACTGGCACCGTACCACTTAATGAGAAAGTGCAATATTGGAATCAAAGAAAGACGCGAGTAATGCTCCAAGGTCGTATTGCAAGAGATGGCATCCGCTGTGACTGTTGCAGCgaaatttttactatttcaaaatttgatacCCATTCAAAAAGCAAACTCTGTCATccatttcaaaatctttattttGAGTCTGGAAGTTCCCTCTTGCAATGCATTCTAGATTCATGGAATAAACAAGATGAGTCTAAACGTAAAGGGTTCcattttgtgaattttgatGGTGAAGACCCAAATGACGATACATGTGGTATCTGTGGAGATGGGGGAGATCTGATCTGTTGTGATGGTTGCCCATCGACTTTCCATCAAAACTGCTTGGATATTAAA AAGTTTCCTTCTGGAAAGTGGCATTGTGTATATTGTTCATGCCAATTTTGTGGGAGAATTAATGAGAGTACATGCCATGTGAATGATCAGGATGACTCTGCTTTATCAACGTTACAAATATGCAGTTTGTGCGAGGAAAAAT ATCATCAATCCTGTAGTCAGACAGATGGCGCTGTGCAATATGAACCCAGTAGCTTGTCCTTCTGTGGAAAGAAATGTCAAGAG ATATTTGAAAGACTAGAGAAGCTTCTTGGGGTTAAACATGACCTCGAAGGAGGATATACGTGGAGTCTTGTCCATCGGTTTGATGTTAGCACTGATCTTTCTCTCAGCGATGTATGTCAGAAGGTTGAATGTAACGCCAGGCTTGCTGTTGCACTATCTGTTATGGATGAATGTTTTTTGCCTCTTCCAGACCATAGGAGCGGGATCAATCTGATTCATAATATTCTCTATAATTTTGG GTCAAACTTTAAGCGTCTCAATTATAAAGGTTTTTTCACTGCAATTCTGgagagggatgatgagatcaTCTCTGCAGCATCCATTAG AATCCATGGGAAGGAATTAGCGGAGATGCCATTTATTGGGACCCGCCACATGTATAGACGTCAGGGAATGTGCCGTCGGCTTTTAACTGGAATTGAATCT GCTTTATGCTCCTTAAATGTTGAGAAGTTGATCATACCTGCAATCTCTGAACTAAGGGAAACATGGACTTCAGTTTTTGGTTTCCAGCCTCTTGAAGTATCAAGCAAGCAAAAAATGAGGAACATGAGTCTACTGGTGTTCCCTGGTGTAGACATGTTGCAGAAACCGATGATGAAGAATCAGTTTCCCAGGGAAAACATGATTTCTGCCAAAG GGCTGAGATCCAGTGAACTTGAAAACCCTCGGACTGCTGATGAGGTGGGAAAGAATTCTGATGAGAAATATTCTGCTGGGTTTGATTTAAATGCTTGTATCAATGCTGCAGCACCTCATGTATGTAAGATACATGACAAATCTGCACCTGGTGAATCCACACTGCAGTTCCCTAATGGATCCACACATGATGCATCTGGGCTAACCAGCGAAACTGTCAATTTTCCTGAGTCCACTACTGATACAAACTGTATTGATCAGTTGGGTGTGACTTCTAATGATCTGCAGGCGAATGATAAAATTGCCGTGAATACTTTGGGCTCTCCGTCTGATGCTGATGAACAAACCGAAGATACTGATGATCCTAATGCTTCGAGTCTTGCTGTCAAAAGCATCGCCTCTGAGGTTCAAATAGAATATGGCTCTGCGAAACAGAGCCTCAATTCTTGTGATGAGGCCTCTGCTCAACAATCTGCTGAAATTATCAAACATCAGAGCTTGGGATTTTTGTCGGAATTAAATGTTTCTAGTGAGAATGTTGTCGCTCATGATTCGGTGTCTATAGATTGCAGGCCTCTCGATGCCAATGTTATTATAGATCAAGATCATCAGCAGTTGCCTGTCGTAGGATGTATATCTGTGTCTGGGGAAAGGAAACTTGAAACTGATAAAGTGAAAAGTGACTCGGTCTTCTCTCAGATCTCATCTGTGGTAGCAGGTGACATGAAGCAAGCATTGACAGAAAGCATTAAGGCTAATCATATTCTGCGCGAGACTATCATCACTTCCAGTTGCAATGCTGACCAAGCTTCTCCATCTGCTCCCCAAAGGGCACAGAATGATGACTGCATTAATTCTTCCCGTCAGGCCAATGGGCTTGATGATCATGACATAGTTCTCTCTCCCATAAATACAGACTGCCATTCTCCTTGTGTACCTTTTTCTGATGCCCCCAATAAACCTGATTTTCCACCTTGCATGAGCAATGGACTTTGCTTGTCAGAAGATGAAATGATGAGTTGCAAGGCCTGTGTGGATGATGGCCCCAATCTGAAGGATAAGCCTGTTTCTGTTGGTGGGAGTCAAATTTGTGATGCGGGGTTCCAGGTGAGAATTGAATCTTCAGAACAACCTGAATCTGATTCTCAGGTCCATCTTGCGGGTGTAACAAATACAAATTGCAATTGTGAACCTTTATGCAACTTGAGCCCTGGTTCAGGTGTGGCTCTTCACTGTGCCTCTGGTGGGGGTAATTCCCACGGTACTCCTGAGGTGATGGTCTTATCTAACAAGGCTAgttga
- the LOC102619993 gene encoding late embryogenesis abundant protein D-34, with translation MTSKISRQLDVKLVTLYLTVIQLSIFHSNTCKLTNKLLSQILKHSGLVLKQQPPYPALRILIIKPLVKKRLSQEQPQKLRPQHDHDRPINYGDVFDVSGELASQPVAQRDAAAMQAAENMALGKTQRGGPAAVMQSAAEANERAGFTSHSTATHIARDQGVTVSESTVADGNRIITEAIGDQVLAQYATPEVPTRASGAALGRDQSTIGEALEATALSAGDKAVDQRDAAAIYAAEARASATNEIKPGGIGSRAQSAATQNERTTFFSDKITISDVSGDATTKLSDDKPVTREDAEGIISPEIRNKPDMRTTPGGVASSMAAAARLNQSK, from the exons ATGACTTCTAAAATCTCTCGACAGCTGGACGTGAAACTTGTCACCCTCTATCTCACAGTGATCCAGTTATCCATTTTCCATTCCAACACGTGTAAACTAACGAACAAGCTCCTGTCACAAATTCTTAAACACTCCGGCCTCGTACTCAAACAGCAGCCCCCTTACCCCGCCCTAAGAATCCTCATTATCAAACCACTTGTTAAAAAAAGACTGAGCCAAGAACAACCACAAAAACTAAGGCCGCAGCATGATCATGATCGGCCCATAAACTACGGCGACGTTTTTGACGTGTCTGGGGAGCTGGCATCCCAACCCGTTGCCCAGAGAGATGCAGCAGCCATGCAGGCAGCTGAGAACATGGCCCTTGGAAAGACCCAAAGAGGCGGCCCTGCTGCTGTCATGCAATCAGCGGCCGAAGCCAACGAGAGGGCTGGTTTCACCAGCCACTCGACGGCCACGCATATAGCCCGGGACCAGGGCGTCACTGTTTCTGAAAGTACAGTCGCAGATGGTAACCGCATCATCACAGAAGCAATTGGTGACCAG GTTTTGGCGCAATATGCGACACCAGAGGTGCCAACAAGAGCCAGCGGAGCAGCTCTTGGACGCGATCAATCTACAATTGGTGAAGCTCTAGAGGCAACAGCACTTTCGGCGGGGGACAAAGCGGTGGATCAGAGAGATGCGGCAGCTATATATGCGGCCGAGGCGAGGGCTTCAGCCACTAATGAGATCAAACCTGGTGGGATTGGTTCCAGGGCACAGTCCGCTGCCACTCAAAATGAGCGTACAACCTTCTTTAGTGACAAGATTACCATCTCCGATGTCTCGGGg GATGCAACCACAAAACTGAGTGATGATAAACCAGTGACCCGTGAAGACGCTGAAGGAATAATAAGCCCAGAGATAAGGAACAAGCCCGATATGAGGACCACGCCTGGAGGTGTGGCGTCTTCCATGGCTGCAGCCGCTAGACTTAATCAAAGTAAATGA
- the LOC102608532 gene encoding uncharacterized protein LOC102608532 — translation METLVAVAQHKNQYYGRVKSNGSGRFGASSSENFRDLNCRAFESGAGILPTPIKTSSVPVTKRSSYVSFPSSPKTPSPSVSHNSQCFDGTTKSKTGVKSNPIGINFKSRNYERSFNEKISSEFETFSYSELWAGPAYSNSPPPSSLPIPKFFMRPKRTVSLDLPVTNDASDIEIPHPIAKSAPASPTRKHGNFTRDIFLSADSATKTLRRILNLDIADE, via the coding sequence ATGGAGACTCTCGTTGCCGTAGCTCAACACAAGAACCAATATTACGGTCGAGTCAAATCAAACGGGTCGGGTCGATTTGGGGCATCATCATCGGAAAATTTCAGAGATCTTAACTGTAGGGCTTTTGAATCGGGAGCAGGTATACTCCCAACCCCAATCAAAACTTCTTCAGTTCCTGTAACCAAACGATCGTCTTATGTTTCCTTTCCTTCATCACCGAAAACACCATCACCAAGTGTTAGCCATAACTCTCAATGTTTTGATGGCACAACCAAGTCAAAAACTGGTGTCAAGAGCAACCCAATTGGCATTAACTTCAAATCTCGAAACTATGAGAgatcttttaatgaaaaaatctCTAGTGAATTTGAAACTTTTTCTTACTCTGAGCTGTGGGCCGGGCCTGCTTATTCCAACTCGCCACCGCCGAGTTCTTTGCCGATTCCCAAATTCTTTATGAGGCCTAAACGCACTGTGTCACTTGATTTGCCTGTCACTAATGATGCGTCTGATATTGAAATTCCCCACCCGATTGCCAAGTCTGCACCGGCATCACCAACTAGGAAGCATGGTAACTTTACTCGAGATATTTTTCTCAGTGCTGACTCTGCGACCAAGACTTTGCGTCGCATTCTTAATCTTGACATTGCAGATGAATGA
- the LOC102608049 gene encoding protein MARD1-like, with the protein MTTKQILMTDHHSSQSSHSQNYQRPPVPSFFGSPRFKAFTKAIGETHEVAAAAAATISPTSILDGSKQFSPFCSSPFWDHDTMLNPPKSPRLFPENKHQGIGLALIDLLTDNHHKTINEDDNSSSSKPNNNNNNKVLFATKLIVQIPSLLPAAPSLHLSPSGSANSATQITKDPPAKVINCTECLSPTEMELSEEYTCVIAHGPNPKTTRIFDNCIIESYCSVSDSGINESHSAPENFLSFCYTCKKNLEQTNDIYIYRGEKAFCSQECRYQEMLRDDEVEN; encoded by the exons ATGACTACAAAGCAAATATTGATGACTGATCACCACAGCTCTCAATCATCACACAGTCAAAATTACCAAAGGCCACCAGTTCCATCCTTCTTTGGTTCTCCAAGATTCAAAGCTTTCACAAAGGCTATTGGTGAAACTCATGAGGTGgcggcagcagcagcagcgacGATAAGTCCAACTTCAATCCTTGACGGTAGTAaacaattttctcctttctGTAGTAGCCCCTTTTGGGATCATGACACAATGTTGAACCCACCAAAATCCCCAAGGCTTTTTCCGGAAAACAAACATCAAGGCATTGGTCTAGCTCTTATTGATCTATTAACTGATAATCATCATAAAACCATTAATGAAGATGATAATTCCTCCTCTTCGAAgcccaacaacaacaacaacaacaaagttTTGTTTGCAACCAAGCTTATAGTACAAATTCCTTCTCTGTTGCCAGCTGCTCCCTCTCTTCATCTTTCTCCATCTGGGTCAGCTAATTCTGCCACCCAAATTACAAAGGATCCTCCTGCCAAGGTTATTAATTGCACAGAGTGTCTGTCTCCGACTGAAATGGAGCTTTCCGAGGAATATACATGTGTGATAGCTCATGGACCAAATCCCAAAACTACCCGTATTTTTGATAACTGCATTATAGAGAGCTACTGTTCTGTATCAGATTCAGGTATTAATGAGTCCCACTCTGCCCCTGAGAATTTCCTCAGCTTTTGCTACACTTGCAAGAAGAATCTTGAACAGACAAATGACATTTACATTTACAG AGGTGAGAAAGCTTTTTGCAGTCAAGAATGCCGCTACCAAGAGATGCTCCGAGACGATGAAGTGGAGAATTAA